One Euwallacea fornicatus isolate EFF26 chromosome 36, ASM4011564v1, whole genome shotgun sequence genomic window, ataaaatcacGCTTACAATTCtgaaaatgcaaataatttaatgtatgCTCAGTAAACAGGTCATCAAAGGTAGTGTTAAAGCAATTCCTTATGATGAGTAGAGTGTATTAAAGCGATCGTATGGGGTAAGAAGGAAGAAGCGTTAGAATAAGTTAGTTATGTATACGATGTGAAATAAACAAAGACAGTTAACGCTCTAGAATTTTTAGTTTGACATTTACTTTGACATTTACTTAGAAATTTTATGTCAATCGTTGACAGATCTTTAATTGTCAAAACAAGTAATCGTAAAAACTTTGCAAATTGCAATTACACTATTTTCTTTCTACATTAAAAGTTATAGATTAACATGCCAATCTTGCGAATATTGAACAATATGCTTTATTGACTTTAGTGTTCACCCTTGGAGTgataaatcatatttcaataaatttaactaaTCTGAAATGAGCTTGGGAAGCAGGAGTCGTTCCAGTATTCTGGATAAACCTCTAAGTAGGGGCAAGGGTGAAGTCTCTCTAAGCTGCTTTGCGTTGCTTTTTTCCGAAGTGGTTCAGTATTGCCAGAACAAGTCTCAAACTTTGCCTGACTTACAAAATAGGTAagcaaaaagttgtttgtatGATTTCTGTAGTCTGTTCGGTgtcgaatttttttactctCCAGTTTTAAGAAGGTGAATCCTTTGATGAGTAATGATGGCAAAAGATTTGGATGTTGATATAtttggttcatttgttagggGCTTTATGGAAAGGATAAATTGTTTATACTGTAAGGTCCTGAGCATTTCCACACGTGTTCTCTTTATTGTCATTGATAATTCAGATTCAGTgattaaaatgtcttttctGTACCGTGACGTATTTGCAGCTCTCAATTCCATCTTTGATCTACTTAGCTTGTGTATCACgattaattgacatttttcctatttcacACCAATGTTTAGATATCATTTCTTGCGACGGTGAGATGGCTTCTCACTTTCCAATGGTCGCTTGTAAAACTGTTTCtctttgtttttcaatatgtcattttgcaaaactttgaaattaaagGAAGACACCAAAAAAAACTTGAGAAAACACTGTGTAGAAGCTATAGAAAGAAAACGAATGTACTTgctattcttaaaaaaattataactcaaatattttttttacacaccCAGACTATGTATTATTTTAGTATTCATTGATTTAAAGATtaatgtatcaaatttgtacaAAATCCTATAAGGCATtccaaatatatttaaaaaatgcatgttttaaataaaattaaaaactctttGCTGCAAAACTTAAGAAATTCCATATGTGAATAAATGAAGATAAATTGACCAATTTTCATCTTAAGAATTGGGATATACTATTGTTTATGCTATTTTGTAgtgtcaataaatttaatatttaactgaTATTTTCAGGTTGCATGAGTTGGGCCGAAGAGTTGGAGTGAAGTTAATTGATCTCTATTTTGTCAGGGAACGCAATGGCAAACgtgaaacaaaattattaagtattttgCTATATGTAAAATCTACATTTTGGAAGGtaagtaagaatttttttccccaaTAGGAATGCCTAGATGATAAAGAAGTTGTTTCTATTCGTAATGGGCCcttttaccaatttttgcgaattttacGTTAAATTATCACAATGTCTTCTTTCTCCCAGTTTCAcggtattattatttttaaaacagtaaaaaaaatcaaataaattgaaattattattaattaatattctaaGCTGATTATTTGGTTGGCAATAAGTGTTGATTACTTAGGCCTTATTTGGAAAAGAGGCCGACAAATTGGAGCACTCAAATGACGACGAAAATACCTATTATTTGATGGAAAAAGAGCCAATAGTTAACAGGTTTATATCTGTGCCAAGGGATAAGAGCAGCCTCAATTGTGCCGTATTCATTGCAGGCATCATAGAAGCTGTTTTAACTGGTACAGGCTTTGTATGTATTACTCACTGTACGCAAAGAATTGCGTTGTTAGTGTGAAGGAATTTTTAGCCTGCTAAAGTCACTGCGCATTGGCATAAGGGAACTACTTATatgattaaatttgaagaatctGTGGTGGGTAGAGATAACCAATTGGAGGAGAGATAATTGTATTAGACCGTAATTTTATGTCTTAgggtaattaaataaatgtttgctAACATTTGGATTTTGCTTAATATTTCTCAACAACAGATAATAAGGTAGCGTGTAAAATTAAACCTCAAAGAAGTGTCAATGTTAGCAGTGAAAATGGTGGTTTTCTGTGCATTTGCAGTGAGAACGAATCCTATTTCGTGCAAGATAAAGGATGCTGCAAGTgagaaatattgaagaaaattgtcaaCGTTTTTGACATAGATGTATAAATTAGGAACGGCAGAAGCAAAGGTATTCATtccaaataaaatagaaacttTACTACTTTCAATGTTGAACTAAGGAGAAATGACCAATAAAGGATTATGAACATCCTTCAAAGAACAAAAgatatatttattgaaaaaaaatgcttataaGAGCTGAATATGATTAATTGTTGGTCATACCTTgcatattaacaataaaaattattttatgctaGTATGGAACACCTTAAACCCCATACCGCAAAAAAAAGCGactataaatattattcatatacgtattaaaattataacaatgTGACATACTATGCAAAAACATATAAAGTAAACTATAAGGAATGTATAGGGTGAACATATTAAGCTCCTTAAAAGCTTTgggtttaattaaagtttttattgccAATAAAACATCCCTATAATTATATGGGTCTAActcttaaaaattacaatagtataaagaaaaacataacggaaatataataatatattgccCATAAACGTAAATAAAGGATGTGTCTTCCTTATAAAACTTATAAACGAATGTTTTGATTGAATGTGGCCCTCGAATCTCGTCACTATAAATCTATAGGCTACAACCAAATTGAAACTACCTCCTTGTCAATATCAATCTTTAAATATGTGCTAGAACGACCACAGACGAGGCACATATCGTATTTCATATAGGTTTCACAGACTGTATAAAATCATACATTAAAatcagaaatgaaaattaatatagTTAAAAGGTAACAAAATACTTTGGCCTTTGTGAATgctctttaaatttattttacaatcaaatgtttttagtaaaaacAGCTACCAAAGAAGACTGCGAAATGACTGCATAAGAAAATCTTTTGCAAGTCACAACTTTGCGCTAATTGACTAATGCTGGATTTATTCAGTGCATAACAAAATGCATAAGAATTGCATAGAAAGTTACAAGAACATGATCTTTCATATGCCACACGCTGTATAAACCCTAAAGCCAACTTTTTATGCTATGCATTACAAACACAGCGTAAAATTACCTTTACGTCTAACCTTGGAGTGAGACGTAATGATGGGAATTAGCTTGTAGGCCCTAAAGGGcggaataatcacaaaagtaatCTTTACGCTTATACACGGTTTATTTGTACTGTTTCAGAATGTTCTGTTACCTGTCGTTGGAGCCTGAAACAAAGAGTAAAAACGTTATAATAAAAAGGGTGTGATTAAAACTTTATCAAAGCGCACTGTTATAGTGGATCCAATTGCATTAAACCTTCATATCCCAATACCAAGTTTTGACTGAAAgttcttttttccttcttaAAGAAATGAGACAAAACtggaaattataaaatcatCTTACAATAGTGTGATTGCTTTTTAAATCATGAATTACGCTATTCTAAACCCCAAAACAAGAAGAGAACAGGcaacataaaaaatgaaaaaaataagctAAAGATGaatagtaaaagaaaaattgaaaggatAGAGAGACAAAAAACAGTACAAAGAAATGACAAGAGCTGAAATGAACCCAGAGAggtaacaataataaaataagtttgagaaatttcccgttaacattttaatatacatattacgTTGCATACTAAAATTGCTACTACGTGTACTGCAACCTGAAATGGCACAGTTCTGAGCTTTCTTTACAGAAATTAGatgtaaacatttaaataatagaaatacaTAATAGGCAGGAAAATACTTACTTCAGACACTGCAGCCACAGGTAAAAAAGGCCGTCCTGCATTTTAAAGGGAGCAAATAAATAcgtgaaaaacgaaaaaaagtaaataaacttACCAATTCTATAATTCACTGgtgatttttgaattctttgtGATTTTGATCTTAAGTAGTCCTGGATTTAGATGATTATAACTTAAAAAGAATTGATATTACTATATCTAAAGAAAGCCGATTTTAATTAGTAACAACTTACCCAATTTTCCGTTCCTTCAACCGCGATATCACTGCAGGCCGAAGCTTGGCCACCCCATTAGTACTGTTTTTCCCTCTCCCGGTGATGATCTGGCAAGATTCCGAATTCTTCGTGGTACTAGCCCGCAGCAAGCTAATAATCCTATCCAGAAAGATATCCAAATGAGGGATCGCCTCCCTTACGTATAAGAAATGCAAGTCGATTGTGTTAAAATTCTCCAGACGTTTGGAATGTTGGTCCAAAAAGGCCGTAGATGCCAAACTGTTTGCCGAGTGAAAAAGGAAGGTTTGTTTTGCTGCCATACTACTGTAATATTGGGCAACTTCCCTCATGCGACTTTGATAATATTGCTGTGCTTTCTCATATAGTTTGGACCGTTTCTCTAGGTGGATATTGGCTTGTTCGCGCAGGGCTGTTGCTGAATAAGTGTTTGTTAGCTCCTGAAAATTGCATGTTTAATTATTAGAATGATgagtaaataacaaaaatagttACTGGCACATTCATGCAGCTTTCGTGTGCCTCCCACATTTCCTGAATAACTCTCTCAGTCAATGGTGGGGTTTTAATGGTTTCAATGTCGCCCTTGATGTTGTCAAGGCCGGTGCTTGCAAGAAGAGTTTCGACTGTGTCCTGGTAAACATTTTCATGCGCGTGCAATATCTCAATCAATACATTTCTGTCCACATTAGGAAAAGCTTTGAATAGTTTATCTCTAGTCAAACGAGCGGCAAAAGTATCCGGATTCTCTTCCTTCCATTTCtcattttccttttgtttctTACCCAGCTCCCATTGTTCCCTCATAATATCCGGAATTTCAGTTGGCTCCAACAATGGTGGTTTTATCGTCTCtacaaaattttcttccttttcCTCACTTTCCTGAAGCTTTCTAGCAAATTCTTCATCTTCCTTCACCAATTCGTCCATCACAGCATTCTGAACATCCATTTGCTGATACACTGATTCGATATAAAACATATAAATCTGCTGAGCCAGCGCCACTGGAATCTGGATTACAGGCAGAAATCCTTTTGGGTAAGTCAGATTAGGATCTCCAAACTTGTCCTCtaattgtttaacaaagttctCTCCAAGATTCATTTCAATGGTTTTCATTTGTTCTGATTGTTCTGCCTTTTGTGGCGTGtctgaatttataaattcccATTCAAGATCATCAGAGTCATATTTCATTTCCATGTCAACTGGTGTGGAAGGTCTGGATCCGTCATGGCTTATTTGAAATGTAACTGGGTCAATAGTAATTGattcagattttgaagttgatgGCCCATATTTGCATTGCTTGACTTTCAACAAGTGCTGAGAATAATGCTCATCACTTATAGTGATTTTGCTCTCAATGCATTTCTTCAAATCTTCACATTCTGAAAGACTAAAACTCTTCCGTTTATTTTTAGCACTTTGGAGCGTTTCAGGTGACAAAGATTCATTGTCAGTTTTCTCTACACTACTCTCACAAGGCTCTTTTGTGGAAGCAGCAGCTTCCTTAGCAACAATCATATTAATAACCTCCTCTTTCTCAGTCAACAGCAGCTCAATGGTGCAATCAAAATCTCGGTTACACTTAAGGTAGCAATATCTAATGGTCCTAGGATCCATGTTAGGAAAAACTCGTcccaaattttccaaatgcaTTTGATGGTCATCAAGGAAATCAACAGTGTTGCAACTTTTGTCTATCATCAGTTTTTTTGCAGCAATTGGCTGCTTTGGAGACACATTACGGTTGATATCCCTATTACAAGTCACCAAAACCTTGAATCCCAATGGAGGCTTCAAGGTGCTAACATTCTTTAAAATGCAGAAATCCTCTTCTTCAGTGGTGGTGTACATCTCCCTTGTTTCTACCATCTTATTTTCCTCATCACTATCTATGAGAGTTATAACATTGTCCTCAATCTCATTGATTTTTAGAGGGGTGACAATGTCCCATGATTGAAGATCAGTTTTCTCAATACCCCAGGCATTAATGTTATCAAACAAATTAGACCCTTGtggaacttttgtgactatatCATGATTCCGAGATTTGAAACTCTCATTCAAGCTTGAGCTTTGCTTCATTTTATTGGTATGCATAGGCTCTAGGACTGGAGCTTTCAAACATGAGGTATCATTACTTTGCATTAGAATATCATCTACTGATGTTGAGACTGCAGTGCCATTTAGAGCTTTTTTAGATGACTCATAAAATTGCATGAAATTGTTGCTTTCCTTGGTTCCATTAAACACATGACCTACAGGAGGGTGTAATCTATATTGGGGCGGCTTTTGATATTTATAACTGCAGCCATAAGCTGATAAAAGCTTTAGGGGTGTGATATTCTTTTCATATCGATCCAGCATGCTCTTGATGCTGTTTCTAGGCACTCCATGTTTGTTCCTTTTCTCTAGTTCCTTGTCATTAAAAGACCAATGTGTATCTGGCTCCAAAATCTCCAAATAGTATCCATAGTCTGTGGCCATCATAGCATAAGGCTTCATTTCCCACATTTTAACATTGGTATTGTCAATAATCACAGGACTATATCCCTTGGACATCACCTTAAAGGCACGCTGATGGTTCCAACCATGAGCCTCCTGTATCTTCTTAGGATCGTAACAATAGGTGttgttttgaataaaaaagtcATCTGTTGATAAAATATGGGATTTAGCAACATCTTGGGTGTAGCCAAtagtattttctaaaatatattttgccAATGTTGACTTCCCCGAACCTGGTAGGCCACGCAAGAGGATGGCAACTTTGCAGCCGTGATTAATTTCCTCAATAACTCTGTCAACTTCTAGGGCTcgctttgattttttattattggcaGTATAGTGATTGGCCAGTTTGGAGGGACTGCTATTGCAGCCATTGTGTTGGACAGAATGGTTGcttgcaaattcaaataattcatttgATTGTCCAACTGAAAGTAAGAGATAGATTTGAATTCAGTTTtagtgcaattaaaaaaatagatttagaAGTAACTGAGAGATAAGAACAATGATATTTTTAGACGGATGATTACTAGGCAATGCTTAGCTTATCAATTATCAAAGTTCATTAGAATCTTATGTGTGGATTTTGAAgcttttgtaatttattgagCTTTCTTTTTATCAGTTGGAAACAATGATCAGGTAAACATGACATCTGATAAAAGCTGAATTATTCATGACTGGAAAGCAACTGAAAGGGCAGATAAATTTCTATATGAACATTGCAAATTAGCAATTGGACACTTAATGACATTTTGCAATAGATCGCATATTTTGGTGtctaacatttaaataatggacatcataaacaaattataagaaaaaatgaaataagcCCCATGGAACTTACCTCCTAACTGTAGGCATGATTTTGTTACAGATTGGTGGTTCAAATTCAACTTGTCTCCGAATATTTGGTTTAGATTCTGGGCCCCTACTTTGTCGTTTATCTTATGATAACTGAACCCTTCCATCCTAAAGTTCCCAGTAACACCAAAAGAACTTTGTGCAAGTACGCACAAACAAAACAGTAACTTACATGTatttttaaaggatttttaGAAAAAGCGAGGATTGATTACTGTTATTTAATGTTCTTTTGGTtcttaaatttgcatttcgtAGAGAACAGGACAGATTATTTATAATGAAGTATACGCAATAACATTTATGAATTACATACTTGCTTTCAAACAAATCCACTCCAAATTCCAATCTCATTCAAGgccaaaaatgacaaatacaaaGAGAGAACAAAAGATACGAATTTTGATTAGATAGCCTAAGATAGAATATCTTATCATTTTTGACGGGAGTTACTCTGAACACATTAAACCTGTTCTAAGTGCTCGATTATTTCATCCCGTTTTTTTACGTACTCATTAATTGAAGCttaatcaaatcaaaaatttaacttaatgcCCTCATCTTTTGCTCATGccaataacaaataataaataaataataagcgATTTAAATGGAATCAGTCAATATTTTCCTGGTTTTATTCCCAGTGCCGAATGAATTATATCGAACTCTCCTAATTCTTCCAATACTGACAGTGACTTTTAGCTGTCAAATGTAATTTTCGGGTAATGTACGACGAATTATAGGTTAgaaaagcaaaattgaaatttatcgcAGGATTTCcactgttttttgtttttttttttagtataaaattcGTCCTTCAGTTTCCAGTCAAAAATCCCGAAACAGTAGGAACAACATATTTGTATCTCGACCTAGACCGCACTCACCAGATTAAATGAGTTTAGGTAAGGTCAAATCAATAATGCAAATTGTCTATtgccaaatgaaaaaaagaccAAAGGGGAGTTTTCTTGGGTTCGTTTCGATCCTATACGATTTCATTGGTGTGCGCCTCATTTCTGTTGCTACCCTGTGGTGTTTGGGGTGTTAAGTCCTTTTGTTTCATTGGCTAAAAATCACTCAAAGTCTCCACTCCCCAGAAACTAAATTGACTCATAGGGCAATATGTGAAACTTTTAGAAgcatcaaaacattttaattcctGTATAGATTCTTGATcctcaaatatttatatgaagATTTCTTAATAATGTTACTTGTTATAAGCCActaaacttttgtgactatttcCAGTAGGAaattgcaattgaaaaaaacattgaagttCAATTGAAATGCCTCGCAGTAAACGGAGGGCTACAGACAATATGAGTTCTACAGATGATGACAGGTATTCTTCTAAGCGCCTTCGCAATTCAAGGTAAGTAAAGACTCActtagaaaaagaaaaattttgtgtattttgTGTTTTGTACAGTTTCTGGTATGTTCAATGTTTACTATCAAATcagcaattaatttttgtgctacttttttatcattttggtAGTTAGCTTGGCATTACATAGGTATTGCAGGAATGTAGCTAAATCCGAATGAAACACAATCTGAAAATGGATCTTAATTAAACCAAACAAGCAAGAGCATAATGcagtttgttattttctttgtgatttatttttgactgttataaattttatgcaaTGCCTGGCCTAAAGTAGCTATGATAAAGtgtttcatattaaaatgAGTAGGTACAAGGATTCCCAAATTGATTTAACTTTCATATAGCAAAAATTAGTTAGGCAAAGAGTCTCTTGGAAGATTCTCCCAAGGGAAAGAATTTATGCCTCTGACAGTCTATGTGCCTGCCATTTGGAACTTGTCACTATACCAAATTTGACTGTTGTCCTCTGGtgactgaaaaatttccatcatAAATTCTTCTTATGAAATGTTCATTCCAAATGACTGTTAGAGCTTTAGTTCATTATTCTGGTCCTCTTATTTGCATGACCAATTGCTTCTAGTACTTGCTTCCACTCTATGCTAACTCCTATAGTAACCTTCCCTTTGATTTAATTGGGAGTCCCTGTCCAATGCATTGATGATGGCCAGAGAGGTCACTCTCACTTTTTACTGCTGCAGCTGGTTCACAGCGGGACTTCTTTATCAATGACCATCAAACTATGCATCAATAGAAAAATGTCGGTTTCATGTTAATAGTGAAGTCAGTGTGAGAGGTGAAGTTTTAAACTCTATCTCCTTCCCATTGCATTGTGCAGTTACCGTGCTAGTCTTATAACATGTATGTTCCATATGGCTTATCCAGAAAAGTTTGTTGACAATGGTAACCACCAAGCACTTAGCCTCTAGGTTTCGGTGGCAGGCGATTCCTATAGAACATAGATTATCATCTCTTTTCTGTTTGAAGGATTAGCTCTATCTTTGAATTTCTCAGGATTAACATATATAATGTACAGGTGTCTCGTTATAACAATCATAACTTAACTATATATCGCAAAAGAATCGAGTGAATCATGAAACAATCAAACTATATAATTTTACTTGTCTTTGCTCAGCTTTATCCGTCAAAAaatcaacaccctgtataacatagGGTAAAGTATACGGTGAATTACTGATAggtgtttaaaattattttctttacagTTACTACTGTTTTATAGATATGGAATTAGTGGAAATTTGAGTGTGTaggtatttaaatttcgaattttggtGTAGTTGCACAGTTACTATAGGATTATTGGTTTCTCTTTAAAGAAATTCGCCAAAATATCGTTTCAAGCTCGTTTAGAATATATTCTCACAGGTGCAATAAAACACCTCGGTATTAACCCAAAAGAGATATTTTTATCATGAAACCGATCTCACCCGTAATAATCTCGGAGTTACGcctgtttatttaaaaatagatcTCCGAGAGTTCGCCAGTCTCCTAATCAAATCTCCGGGTTATTATTACCAGAACCAGTGTATTCCCTCGAGAAAGcaatcattaaatatt contains:
- the LOC136349080 gene encoding uncharacterized protein isoform X2, encoding MEGFSYHKINDKVGAQNLNQIFGDKLNLNHQSVTKSCLQLGVGQSNELFEFASNHSVQHNGCNSSPSKLANHYTANNKKSKRALEVDRVIEEINHGCKVAILLRGLPGSGKSTLAKYILENTIGYTQDVAKSHILSTDDFFIQNNTYCYDPKKIQEAHGWNHQRAFKVMSKGYSPVIIDNTNVKMWEMKPYAMMATDYGYYLEILEPDTHWSFNDKELEKRNKHGVPRNSIKSMLDRYEKNITPLKLLSAYGCSYKYQKPPQYRLHPPVGHVFNGTKESNNFMQFYESSKKALNGTAVSTSVDDILMQSNDTSCLKAPVLEPMHTNKMKQSSSLNESFKSRNHDIVTKVPQGSNLFDNINAWGIEKTDLQSWDIVTPLKINEIEDNVITLIDSDEENKMVETREMYTTTEEEDFCILKNVSTLKPPLGFKVLVTCNRDINRNVSPKQPIAAKKLMIDKSCNTVDFLDDHQMHLENLGRVFPNMDPRTIRYCYLKCNRDFDCTIELLLTEKEEVINMIVAKEAAASTKEPCESSVEKTDNESLSPETLQSAKNKRKSFSLSECEDLKKCIESKITISDEHYSQHLLKVKQCKYGPSTSKSESITIDPVTFQISHDGSRPSTPVDMEMKYDSDDLEWEFINSDTPQKAEQSEQMKTIEMNLGENFVKQLEDKFGDPNLTYPKGFLPVIQIPVALAQQIYMFYIESVYQQMDVQNAVMDELVKEDEEFARKLQESEEKEENFVETIKPPLLEPTEIPDIMREQWELGKKQKENEKWKEENPDTFAARLTRDKLFKAFPNVDRNVLIEILHAHENVYQDTVETLLASTGLDNIKGDIETIKTPPLTERVIQEMWEAHESCMNVPELTNTYSATALREQANIHLEKRSKLYEKAQQYYQSRMREVAQYYSSMAAKQTFLFHSANSLASTAFLDQHSKRLENFNTIDLHFLYVREAIPHLDIFLDRIISLLRASTTKNSESCQIITGRGKNSTNGVAKLRPAVISRLKERKIGYNHLNPGLLKIKITKNSKITSEL
- the Trs31 gene encoding trafficking protein particle complex subunit 5, with the translated sequence MSLGSRSRSSILDKPLSRGKGEVSLSCFALLFSEVVQYCQNKSQTLPDLQNRLHELGRRVGVKLIDLYFVRERNGKRETKLLSILLYVKSTFWKALFGKEADKLEHSNDDENTYYLMEKEPIVNRFISVPRDKSSLNCAVFIAGIIEAVLTGTGFPAKVTAHWHKGTTYMIKFEESVVGRDNQLEER
- the LOC136349080 gene encoding uncharacterized protein isoform X1, with the translated sequence MMEGFSYHKINDKVGAQNLNQIFGDKLNLNHQSVTKSCLQLGVGQSNELFEFASNHSVQHNGCNSSPSKLANHYTANNKKSKRALEVDRVIEEINHGCKVAILLRGLPGSGKSTLAKYILENTIGYTQDVAKSHILSTDDFFIQNNTYCYDPKKIQEAHGWNHQRAFKVMSKGYSPVIIDNTNVKMWEMKPYAMMATDYGYYLEILEPDTHWSFNDKELEKRNKHGVPRNSIKSMLDRYEKNITPLKLLSAYGCSYKYQKPPQYRLHPPVGHVFNGTKESNNFMQFYESSKKALNGTAVSTSVDDILMQSNDTSCLKAPVLEPMHTNKMKQSSSLNESFKSRNHDIVTKVPQGSNLFDNINAWGIEKTDLQSWDIVTPLKINEIEDNVITLIDSDEENKMVETREMYTTTEEEDFCILKNVSTLKPPLGFKVLVTCNRDINRNVSPKQPIAAKKLMIDKSCNTVDFLDDHQMHLENLGRVFPNMDPRTIRYCYLKCNRDFDCTIELLLTEKEEVINMIVAKEAAASTKEPCESSVEKTDNESLSPETLQSAKNKRKSFSLSECEDLKKCIESKITISDEHYSQHLLKVKQCKYGPSTSKSESITIDPVTFQISHDGSRPSTPVDMEMKYDSDDLEWEFINSDTPQKAEQSEQMKTIEMNLGENFVKQLEDKFGDPNLTYPKGFLPVIQIPVALAQQIYMFYIESVYQQMDVQNAVMDELVKEDEEFARKLQESEEKEENFVETIKPPLLEPTEIPDIMREQWELGKKQKENEKWKEENPDTFAARLTRDKLFKAFPNVDRNVLIEILHAHENVYQDTVETLLASTGLDNIKGDIETIKTPPLTERVIQEMWEAHESCMNVPELTNTYSATALREQANIHLEKRSKLYEKAQQYYQSRMREVAQYYSSMAAKQTFLFHSANSLASTAFLDQHSKRLENFNTIDLHFLYVREAIPHLDIFLDRIISLLRASTTKNSESCQIITGRGKNSTNGVAKLRPAVISRLKERKIGYNHLNPGLLKIKITKNSKITSEL